A genome region from Diorhabda carinulata isolate Delta chromosome 2, icDioCari1.1, whole genome shotgun sequence includes the following:
- the LOC130903930 gene encoding uncharacterized protein LOC130903930 produces MKMSRFRFLLILMFATVTLALDQRKLKPTDPIVNNHLQTADDDSGDSEYMKIEATGDKINKKTKNKTADDDKPKTLSQQIADGKYALIQKEIFSKPPKKLGVLSYDINHEVPNDDIKNLGGLDKNDIWLAENHLLVLRGGVFPPYDDRKDTGESPWAPLDNYKAPLHQVKIPKNPKVPPPFPVQLFENGPLQILGTNSSRTINGTYENALNAIPSPEGYPPPPSFYEPHNTNKANSTPWSAALPISSNPPQGEYPGGLPLPPFHLNGTLPPSLNYLPPGSVILPPPGNQTDYIDYDDPSIYYPPPYSFYYPKDNTSNVPPGPLVPGIILPPPPNFFAPLEDTSSTSSPTRKPQRYRKPTTTQVTITISKSTTKKATSSPKTVKIYPIKNHQYLSEVRKTATARPPIKSVTIVPEVYTAPQKSRHQITQGKKNGVTILRPVNPPPPRLFTYENEIPNNKPFKNYGPPETEKISVTTTTPSRYQSTESNDEENYSRSRKYKTTARPRQYYFYNENEDENSRKINTFKENNEPYYVRPKPLASRHRRPQYVYVTAKPYNTQKPRFRFIQQPVNRDTFNVHISKLKNQIQNYYTTPSTSSTLRSEPKPVYQFSFQAANYPSAQIHKEDRFQRIPAEYTVEIQQAIEIITPKYQENVLYQHTTQRPYYPSTTRKQEVTRYVNDMATSKPVSEYSFEVTPNPVYQNYYTKPEVNYFDDRTKTYFTMFGRKLPTSTTPIPRVQPSPNYQQKPVSLEGDTLVNYIHPRPTINPDAEILPIDNTPRYPSMERYSSRNPQKGNSQIIKAIEVPSSEPRDGSFISYELPGDDGAHFYFLTPQLAQRKDQGAGFYFSKARRRRNDKTLDVQR; encoded by the exons ATGAAG ATGAGCCGATTCCGTTTCCTTTTAATTCTGATGTTTGCAACGGTAACTTTGGCTTTGGATCAACGAAAATTGAAACCGACAGACCCTATCGTCAACAATCATTTACAAACTGCAGATGATGACTCCGGCGATTCCGAGTATATGAAAATCGAAGCGACAggtgataaaattaataaaaaaacaaaaaacaaaactgcGGATGATGATAAACCCAAAACGTTATCTCAACAAATAGCCGACGGAAAATATGCTCTAATACAAAAAGAGATATTTAGTAAGCCTCCAAAAAAATTGGGAGTATTGAGTTACGATATTAATCATGAGGTACCGAATGACGATATTAAAAATCTAGGGGGTTTGGATAAAAACGATATTTGGTTGGCGGAAAATCATCTCTTGGTATTGAGAGGTGGAGTATTTCCACCTTACGATGATCGAAAAGACACAGGCGAATCACCTTGGGCACCTTTGGACAATTACAAAGCTCCCTTACACCAG GTGAAAATACCGAAAAATCCAAAGGTACCGCCGCCCTTTCCTGTCCAGCTCTTTGAAAACGGGCCGCTCCAAATCCTGGGCACAAACTCTTCGAGAACGATTAATGGAACGTACGAAAATGCCCTCAATGCTATTCCATCACCCGAAGGATATCCCCCACCTCCGTCGTTCTACGAACCTCACAATACCAATAAGGCCAACTCTACTCCCTGGTCAGCTGCGTTGCCAATATCTAGCAACCCTCCACAGGGGGAGTATCCAGGGGGGTTGCCGTTACCCCCATTCCACTTGAACGGAACCTTGCCGCCTTCTTTGAATTATTTACCTCCAGGATCCGTAATATTACCACCACCAGGAAATCAAACAGATTACATAGATTACGACGACCCTTCAATTTATTATCCTCCGCcttacagtttttattatccAAAAGATAATACATCCAACGTTCCTCCCGGACCGTTGGTACCAGGGATTATTTTACCTCCTCCTCCAAATTTCTTCGCGCCCTTAGAAGACACTTCCTCAACTAGTTCTCCTACAAGAAAACCTCAGCGATACAGAAAGCCAACGACAACTCAAGTCAcaataacaatttcaaaatcCACAACGAAAAAAGCTACTTCGTCTCCAAAAACAGTTAAAATCTATCCAATAAAAAATCACCAGTACCTCAGCGAAGTTAGGAAAACGGCTACTGCACGTCCTCCTATAAAATCGGTAACTATCGTGCCAGAAGTATACACCGCACCTCAAAAATCTAGACACCAAATAACGCAAGGTAAAAAGAATGGTGTTACTATTCTAAGACCGGTAAATCCTCCACCACCTAGATTATTTACGTACGAAAACGAAATACCCAATAATAAACCATTCAAAAATTATGGTCCAccagaaactgaaaaaataagcGTCACTACGACAACGCCTTCGAGATACCAATCGACAGAAAGCAACGACGAAGAAAACTATAGTAGaagtagaaaatataaaactaccGCTCGACCtcgacaatattatttttacaacgAAAATGAAGACGAAAACTCTCGTAAAATTAACACGTTCAAAGAAAACAATGAACCCTATTATGTTAGACCGAAACCTCTTGCGTCGAGACACAGAAGACCTCAATATGTGTATGTTACAGCGAAACCTTACAACACGCAAAAACCAAGATTCCGATTCATTCAGCAACCCGTGAATCGAGATACTTTTAACGTTCACataagtaaattgaaaaatcagaTACAGAATTATTATACTACTCCTTCTACTAGTAGTACCTTGCGATCAGAACCTAAGCCGGTGTATCAATTCAGTTTCCAAGCTGCCAATTATCCATCAGCCCAAATACACAAAGAAGATCGATTCCAACGTATACCAGCAGAATATACAGTAGAAATTCAGCAAGCTATAGAAATAATAACACCcaaatatcaagaaaatgtTTTGTACCAGCATACCACCCAGCGGCCGTATTATCCTAGTACAACTCGTAAACAAGAAGTTACGCGATACGTGAATGATATGGCAACATCTAAACCGGTATCGGAATATTCATTCGAGGTGACACCTAATCCGGTATACCAAAACTATTACACTAAACCTGAAGTGAATTATTTTGACGATAGAACTAAAACGTACTTTACAATGTTTGGTAGGAAGTTGCCGACAAGTACAACACCAATTCCCCGCGTACAACCAAGTCCAAATTACCAACAAAAACCCGTATCTTTAGAAGGAGACACGCTGGTGAACTACATTCATCCAAGACCTACCATCAATCCGGACGCTGAAATCCTACCCATTGACAATACCCCGAGGTATCCAAGCATGGAGAGATACTCATCGAGGAATCCTCAAAAAGGTAACTCTCAGATAATCAAAGCCATAGAAGTACCTTCTAGTGAACCCCGGGACGGTTCTTTTATATCTTATGAGTTACCAGGAGACGACGGAGCACATTTTTACTTTCTCACACCTCAATTGGCTCAAAGAAAAGACCAAGGCGCCGGTTTCTACTTCTCGAAAGCTAGGCGAAGAAGAAACGACAAGACTTTAGACGTACAAAGATGA